The following proteins come from a genomic window of Acinetobacter baumannii:
- a CDS encoding TetR/AcrR family transcriptional regulator translates to MNDRTARQKILDAAATLFYNDGITATGINTVTAKADVAKMSLYNNFSSKGELVDAYIAARHQEWLDLYQKRLEKTKTAKEAILAVFDAYQDHAEFAYEKGFRGCGLLNAAAEFPANSSERSSVKQHKEEVEAIVAEHLNRLLKDSQRVSYIASQLSFLLEGSMARAGLEGNSRQLQLARQMAEDILDRECQHD, encoded by the coding sequence ATGAATGATAGAACAGCAAGACAGAAAATTCTCGATGCAGCGGCAACACTGTTTTATAACGATGGCATTACTGCAACAGGAATTAATACGGTTACGGCTAAAGCAGATGTAGCCAAGATGTCGCTTTACAATAATTTTTCTTCAAAAGGTGAACTTGTTGATGCCTATATTGCTGCACGACATCAAGAGTGGTTAGACCTTTATCAAAAGCGTTTAGAAAAAACAAAAACAGCTAAAGAAGCTATTTTGGCCGTATTTGATGCCTATCAAGACCATGCGGAATTTGCCTATGAGAAGGGCTTTCGAGGATGTGGGCTTTTAAATGCTGCCGCAGAGTTTCCCGCGAATAGTTCAGAGCGAAGTTCGGTAAAACAACATAAAGAAGAAGTTGAGGCTATTGTTGCCGAGCATTTAAATCGCTTATTAAAAGATTCACAGCGTGTTAGCTATATCGCCTCACAACTTTCTTTTTTATTAGAAGGCTCTATGGCAAGAGCAGGGCTAGAAGGTAACAGTCGTCAACTTCAATTAGCGAGACAAATGGCAGAAGATATTTTAGATCGAGAATGCCAACATGATTAG
- a CDS encoding DMT family transporter, producing MISLIKNSSYGGTIAILVASFLWGTTGTAAAFAPTLGPLAIGAVAMGGGGLLQALIASQAIREHRQFIGRNISIILLGVVAVGIYPLAFYSSMHYAGITIGTVVSIGSAPLIAAVLERFFDRKVLSKTWFLSFVLGVVGVSLLSMGESHAAQESTNEWNKIFGIFLGLVAGATYSLYSWAAKRLIDRGIAAKAAMGMIMGGGAVILLPTLLITGGGLLQSSTNLLVAGYMMLIPMFLGYLLFGFGLKTVNASKATTLTLFEPLVAAIFAIVLVGESVSWIGWAGMFLIFICILMLSKPENT from the coding sequence ATGATTAGCCTTATTAAAAATAGTAGTTATGGTGGCACTATTGCAATTTTAGTGGCCTCTTTCTTATGGGGAACCACGGGGACAGCCGCAGCATTTGCCCCAACACTCGGACCACTTGCAATTGGCGCGGTTGCTATGGGGGGAGGTGGGCTTTTACAGGCATTGATTGCATCTCAGGCCATTCGGGAACACAGACAATTTATTGGGCGAAATATTTCTATTATTCTTTTAGGTGTTGTGGCAGTTGGGATATATCCCTTAGCTTTTTATTCTTCCATGCATTATGCCGGAATTACGATTGGTACGGTGGTTTCAATTGGTTCGGCTCCACTCATTGCAGCAGTTTTAGAGCGATTCTTTGACCGTAAAGTTTTATCTAAAACATGGTTCCTAAGTTTTGTGTTGGGTGTTGTAGGGGTAAGTTTGTTATCTATGGGCGAAAGCCACGCAGCACAAGAGAGTACAAATGAATGGAATAAAATTTTTGGTATTTTTCTTGGGCTGGTAGCGGGTGCAACCTATTCACTTTATTCATGGGCTGCAAAAAGATTAATAGACCGAGGTATTGCAGCTAAAGCTGCAATGGGCATGATTATGGGAGGTGGTGCAGTCATCTTGCTTCCAACTTTATTAATTACAGGTGGTGGGTTACTGCAAAGTTCAACAAATTTACTTGTTGCTGGCTATATGATGCTTATCCCTATGTTTTTAGGTTATTTACTTTTTGGTTTCGGGTTAAAAACTGTAAATGCGAGTAAAGCCACCACTTTAACTTTATTTGAACCTCTTGTTGCAGCGATTTTTGCCATTGTTTTGGTTGGCGAGAGTGTCTCATGGATTGGGTGGGCAGGCATGTTTTTGATTTTCATTTGTATTTTGATGTTATCAAAGCCTGAAAATACATAA
- the abuO gene encoding multidrug efflux outer membrane protein AbuO, producing the protein MKIKLMLVAGLWSFTSSSFALDLVETYERAKLNDPTWQANQQQFEADQLNLGLATGALLPTVTLSGNITRNRQTVKRSNFPGVDQEGLSDALVSNTSTTKQATLSARQPLFRMDAWEGYKQVKTSVALSEITLKLQKQDHVLNVAEAYFNVLRQQALTAAYLQEEKALLEQLNMMNAKLKEGLVARSDVSEANAQYQNARANRIATNVQLLLAQEQLSEYIGPYQDRLAVLRSDFIFQKPYPAQLDEWLGLAQQQNLKIQQARLQKRYAEDQRRVEKAALYPQIDAVASYGYTKQTPETLISTDGKFDQVGVEMNWNLFNGGRTRTSIKKASVELNKAQAQLDAAIRRANVDVKSAFMQVDTDRAKLEARKAAMDSSALVSQASKASYNEGLKSMVDVLLAQRNAFSAKQDYLNAQYDYLLNVLRLKAAVGQLGEKDLVELNSWLTYQ; encoded by the coding sequence ATGAAAATAAAATTAATGCTTGTTGCGGGTTTATGGAGTTTTACATCGTCGAGTTTTGCTCTAGATTTAGTTGAAACTTATGAGCGCGCAAAACTAAATGATCCGACGTGGCAAGCGAATCAACAACAGTTTGAAGCAGATCAGCTTAATTTAGGCTTAGCAACAGGCGCTTTACTACCAACAGTTACATTGTCTGGAAATATTACCCGTAATCGACAAACGGTAAAGCGTTCAAATTTTCCCGGTGTTGATCAGGAAGGACTTTCCGATGCTTTGGTAAGTAATACATCGACTACCAAACAAGCAACTTTATCTGCCCGTCAGCCTCTTTTTCGTATGGATGCATGGGAAGGTTATAAACAGGTTAAAACTTCGGTTGCTCTTAGTGAAATTACTTTAAAACTGCAAAAACAAGATCATGTTTTAAATGTAGCTGAAGCCTATTTTAATGTACTGCGTCAACAGGCACTTACCGCTGCATATTTACAAGAAGAAAAAGCTTTGCTTGAACAGCTCAATATGATGAACGCCAAGCTTAAAGAAGGGTTGGTAGCACGTAGTGATGTGAGTGAAGCAAATGCCCAGTATCAAAATGCCCGAGCCAACCGTATTGCTACCAATGTGCAGCTTCTATTGGCTCAAGAGCAACTATCTGAATATATTGGTCCTTATCAAGATAGGCTTGCTGTATTGAGAAGTGATTTTATCTTTCAAAAACCTTATCCGGCACAGCTCGATGAGTGGTTAGGATTAGCCCAACAGCAAAATTTAAAGATTCAGCAAGCACGTTTACAAAAGCGATATGCTGAAGATCAACGTCGTGTGGAAAAAGCTGCACTTTATCCACAGATAGATGCAGTGGCGAGTTATGGTTATACCAAACAAACGCCCGAAACGCTGATTTCGACTGATGGGAAGTTTGATCAGGTCGGGGTAGAGATGAACTGGAACTTATTTAATGGAGGCCGGACTCGAACTTCTATTAAAAAAGCCAGTGTGGAGTTAAATAAAGCGCAAGCCCAACTTGATGCGGCCATTCGCCGTGCCAATGTCGATGTGAAAAGTGCTTTTATGCAGGTAGATACTGACCGAGCAAAACTTGAAGCAAGAAAGGCAGCAATGGACTCTTCAGCACTTGTTTCTCAAGCTTCAAAAGCAAGTTATAACGAAGGCTTAAAAAGTATGGTCGATGTTTTATTGGCGCAGCGTAATGCTTTTTCAGCAAAACAGGATTATCTTAATGCTCAGTATGACTATTTATTAAATGTATTACGTTTAAAAGCGGCTGTAGGTCAGCTAGGGGAAAAAGATCTAGTTGAATTAAACAGCTGGTTAACGTATCAGTAA
- the phoU gene encoding phosphate signaling complex protein PhoU — MSPSNPVLSHHISSQFNEDLQDVNTKFMTMGGLVEQQVANAIHSLLDTDANLAIDVQFKDNAVNQYERDIDEGLTLILARRHPAAIDLRMVIAMSKANTDLERIGDEAAKIARIAQNLCEEGGSPRGYMETRHIGNQVRVMIHDALDAFARLDADQALRVLLADADIDREYQSATRTLMTYMIEDPRHIARVINVMWVLRSLERIGDHARNIAEQVIYMAKGFDARHTKIEEIEAKVHEK, encoded by the coding sequence TTGAGTCCGAGTAATCCGGTGTTAAGCCATCATATTTCTTCTCAATTTAATGAAGATTTGCAAGATGTGAACACAAAGTTTATGACCATGGGTGGCTTGGTCGAACAACAGGTTGCCAATGCAATTCATTCTTTGCTTGATACAGATGCGAACTTAGCAATTGATGTTCAATTTAAAGATAATGCGGTCAATCAATACGAACGTGATATTGATGAAGGGCTGACGCTGATTTTGGCACGTCGTCATCCGGCAGCAATTGACTTGCGTATGGTAATTGCTATGAGTAAAGCCAATACTGACCTAGAGCGTATTGGGGATGAAGCTGCAAAAATTGCCCGTATTGCGCAAAATCTATGTGAAGAGGGCGGTTCTCCTCGTGGCTATATGGAAACACGTCATATTGGTAACCAAGTACGCGTCATGATTCATGACGCACTTGATGCTTTTGCACGTTTAGATGCAGATCAGGCATTACGTGTACTTTTAGCCGATGCTGACATTGACCGTGAATATCAGTCGGCAACGCGTACTTTAATGACTTATATGATTGAAGACCCACGTCATATTGCTCGTGTGATTAATGTCATGTGGGTTTTACGTTCTTTAGAGCGTATCGGTGATCACGCTCGTAATATTGCTGAACAAGTCATTTACATGGCAAAAGGCTTTGATGCACGTCATACCAAAATTGAAGAAATTGAAGCAAAAGTACACGAAAAGTAA
- a CDS encoding oxidative damage protection protein encodes MSRQVFCRKYQKEMEGLDFAPFPGAKGQEFFENVSKQAWQEWLQHQTTLINEKRLNVFEPEAKKFLEEQREKFFNNDESVEKAEGWKPE; translated from the coding sequence ATGAGTCGACAAGTATTTTGCCGTAAATACCAAAAGGAAATGGAAGGATTGGACTTTGCTCCATTTCCAGGTGCCAAAGGCCAAGAATTTTTTGAAAATGTTTCTAAGCAAGCATGGCAAGAATGGTTACAGCACCAAACTACGCTAATTAATGAAAAGCGTTTAAACGTGTTTGAACCAGAAGCGAAAAAATTCCTTGAAGAGCAACGTGAGAAGTTCTTCAATAATGATGAGAGCGTTGAAAAAGCGGAAGGCTGGAAACCAGAATAA
- the argH gene encoding argininosuccinate lyase: MTTSSNPPNSAAPNQTSGMWGGRFSEATDAFVAEFTASVQFDQRFYKQDIAGSIAHATMLAKVGVLTEAERDDIIEGLSTIRAEIEAGTFEWRIDLEDVHMNIESRLTQRIGITGKKLHTGRSRNDQVATDIRLYLRDEIDDILGLLERLQKGLLGLAAKNVNTIMPGFTHLQTAQPVTFGHHLLAWFEMLVRDTERLQDCRKRVNRMPLGSAALAGTTYPIDRAYTAELLGFEAVSENSLDAVSDRDFAIEFNAAASLIMMHLSRMSEELILWTSAQFKFVNIPDRFCTGSSIMPQKKNPDVPELIRGKSGRVFGDLISLLTLMKGQPLAYNKDNQEDKEPLFDAIDTVRGSLMAFADMIPALVPNVEIMREAALRGFSTATDLADYLVKKGVAFRDAHEIVGKAVALGVAEEKDLSELTLEQLQQFSDLITADVFDKALTLEASVNARDHIGGTSPKQVEAAIARAHKRLEQLYA, from the coding sequence ATGACCACATCTTCAAATCCCCCTAATTCAGCAGCCCCAAACCAAACCTCAGGTATGTGGGGTGGCCGTTTTTCTGAAGCGACGGATGCTTTTGTAGCCGAATTTACCGCCTCTGTTCAATTTGACCAGCGTTTTTATAAGCAAGACATCGCTGGTTCTATTGCGCATGCTACCATGCTTGCGAAAGTTGGCGTACTGACAGAAGCAGAACGAGACGACATTATTGAAGGTTTAAGCACCATTCGTGCAGAAATTGAAGCTGGAACTTTTGAATGGCGTATCGATCTTGAAGATGTTCACATGAACATTGAATCACGTTTGACTCAACGTATCGGTATTACAGGTAAAAAACTTCACACTGGTCGTAGCCGTAACGACCAAGTTGCAACTGATATCCGTCTTTATCTCCGCGACGAAATTGACGACATTTTAGGCTTATTAGAGCGTTTACAAAAAGGTTTGTTGGGCTTGGCTGCCAAAAATGTAAATACTATTATGCCTGGCTTTACACACTTACAAACAGCTCAACCGGTAACTTTCGGCCATCACTTGTTGGCATGGTTTGAAATGTTAGTTCGTGATACTGAACGTCTTCAAGACTGCCGTAAGCGTGTTAACCGTATGCCACTTGGTTCTGCGGCTCTCGCTGGAACAACTTACCCGATTGATCGTGCTTATACAGCAGAGTTACTAGGCTTTGAAGCTGTATCTGAAAACTCTCTTGATGCTGTATCTGATCGTGATTTTGCTATCGAATTTAATGCAGCAGCATCTTTAATCATGATGCATTTATCGCGTATGTCTGAAGAACTTATTCTTTGGACTTCTGCACAGTTTAAATTCGTAAATATTCCTGATCGCTTCTGTACTGGTTCTTCAATCATGCCGCAGAAGAAAAACCCAGATGTTCCAGAACTCATCCGTGGTAAATCTGGCCGCGTATTTGGTGACTTAATTAGCTTACTTACGCTTATGAAAGGTCAACCACTGGCGTACAACAAAGACAACCAAGAAGATAAAGAACCTTTATTTGATGCCATTGATACCGTTCGTGGTTCACTCATGGCGTTTGCCGACATGATCCCTGCATTGGTTCCAAATGTTGAAATCATGCGTGAAGCTGCTCTTCGCGGATTCTCTACAGCAACTGATCTTGCTGACTACTTAGTGAAAAAAGGCGTTGCGTTCCGTGATGCGCATGAAATTGTAGGTAAAGCTGTTGCATTAGGTGTTGCTGAAGAAAAAGATTTATCTGAGTTAACACTTGAGCAATTACAACAATTCTCTGACCTAATTACAGCAGATGTATTTGATAAAGCTTTGACACTAGAAGCTTCGGTAAATGCACGTGATCATATTGGCGGAACTTCACCAAAACAGGTTGAAGCTGCGATTGCACGTGCCCATAAACGTCTAGAACAGTTATACGCTTAA
- a CDS encoding sensor histidine kinase, whose translation MWSWWLSKIKKSISLAEAQQTKLFSTAYRNQNSSYFFTKIDRWQHLLELIIASNVLALVLALAEAQSWHALNGSRLLQYIVFINWVILSFFALVEHFQDFFSQLQQKYALIIGFVMLQAIVVVTTIISNFFQFGVLKKTSVIAQDWSIYFTNVPLYLSYGILLGAFCLRYLYVREQWLHQQYAELNARIQAMQARIHPHFLFNSLNNVVSLITIDPDKAESMLISLSRLFRASFQELKLVSLHEEIGLSKQYLMIEQIRLGERLKVEWKVEIEPLQLKQVTIPLLTLQPLLENSIFHGVEPMMGKATIGVLVEILQNQVSIVITNPYTHDTINSRKGHGIALENVKQRLKAYYGNSVRFQVYKGEALYTTIMSYQYQSK comes from the coding sequence ATGTGGTCATGGTGGCTCAGTAAAATAAAAAAGAGTATATCACTTGCCGAAGCTCAACAAACAAAGTTGTTTTCTACAGCATATCGAAATCAAAATTCCTCCTATTTTTTTACGAAAATTGATCGTTGGCAACATTTATTAGAATTAATTATCGCAAGTAATGTTTTAGCTCTGGTTTTAGCTTTGGCTGAAGCACAGTCTTGGCATGCATTAAACGGCTCACGTCTTTTACAATACATCGTTTTTATTAACTGGGTGATTTTGTCTTTTTTTGCCTTGGTTGAACATTTTCAGGATTTTTTTAGTCAGCTACAGCAAAAATATGCTTTGATAATTGGCTTTGTTATGCTGCAAGCGATAGTTGTGGTAACCACCATAATAAGCAATTTTTTTCAGTTTGGAGTTTTGAAAAAAACATCTGTTATAGCGCAGGACTGGAGCATTTATTTTACCAATGTCCCTTTATATTTAAGTTATGGAATATTATTAGGGGCCTTTTGTCTGCGTTATTTATATGTTCGAGAACAATGGTTACACCAACAATATGCAGAATTAAATGCCCGTATTCAGGCAATGCAGGCTCGCATTCATCCTCATTTTTTATTTAATAGTCTAAATAATGTGGTGAGTTTAATAACGATAGATCCAGATAAAGCAGAAAGTATGTTAATTAGCCTGTCACGACTGTTTCGGGCGAGTTTTCAAGAATTAAAATTAGTGAGCTTGCATGAAGAAATTGGGCTTAGTAAGCAATATTTAATGATTGAGCAAATACGTTTGGGCGAGCGTTTAAAAGTCGAATGGAAAGTGGAAATTGAACCTTTGCAATTAAAACAGGTCACTATTCCTTTATTGACATTACAACCTTTATTAGAGAATAGTATTTTTCATGGGGTAGAGCCAATGATGGGTAAAGCAACCATTGGGGTATTGGTTGAAATATTGCAAAATCAGGTCAGTATAGTCATTACCAACCCTTATACACACGATACAATAAATTCACGGAAAGGGCATGGAATCGCTCTTGAAAATGTTAAACAGCGCTTAAAAGCGTATTATGGGAATTCAGTGAGATTCCAGGTATATAAGGGTGAGGCTTTATATACCACTATTATGAGCTATCAATACCAATCAAAATAA